The following proteins are encoded in a genomic region of Trichoplusia ni isolate ovarian cell line Hi5 chromosome 18, tn1, whole genome shotgun sequence:
- the LOC113503136 gene encoding uncharacterized protein LOC113503136, which translates to MATEGATVIKISLRVEEETASCSKVDGASSNHTVYDCKKQTSCRVCKKRHHSLLHPYGEPENKATPMVDSTSSSTSDNPIVTCLSTDVYGYIVKEGIIKSPSGTLMAQNTTLGWVLSGVVSSDIDRSRHHIKNITVHNAQFNEDQLLKKFWEIEEQTSTKKILSPEEQKCEELYSKTTKRDDTGRYIVHLPFRDDNPECKAGGSREIAEIRFKSLEKRLNKNTNLKQRYTEVINEYLQLGHLRAVKSDDNKMNEAVYLPHHAVIREDKTTTKVRVVFNASEKNKKGVSLNDTLMVGPTLQADLRHTIMRWREHAIGIVADIVKMYRQIRVTEEDVVYQRILWRDDPKKPIKDYELLTVTFGTASAPYQAVRTLHQIAYDEGDKYPLAAAKVLNNFYMDDLMTGCDSIEEGVEICKQMMELLEKGGFTLQKWNSNNQELADKITSIQQTGQIKNEDNHRDKDKENILLKEKEIQTKNIEIKLDSTIKILGLTWNRLNDTFLYSVNLPPPTSTSVTKRFIISDIARLFDPLGWLAPSIVLAKMFIQKLWLTGVGWDEVLSPELVTEWKTYREEVSLLTKVRIPRWLGTSSTDDRELHGFSDASKAAYSAVVYLRIIDSTAILAGGKPL; encoded by the exons ATGGCCACAGAGGGCGCCACCGTTATCAAGATCAGCCTCCGAGTTGAAGAAGAAACAGCATCGTGCAGCAAGGTGGACGGAGCCA GCAGCAATCATACAGTGTACGACTGTAAAAAGCAGACCTCCTGTAGAGTTTGCAAAAAGCGTCATCATTCCTTGCTGCACCCTTACGGAGAGCCAGAGAATAAAGCAACGCCTATGGTGGATAGCACTAGTTCTTCGACTAGTGATAATCCCATTGTGACGTGCTTGTCTACAG ATGTTTATGGTTACATCGTCAAGGAAGGCATAATTAAGAGTCCGTCTGGTACTCTTATGGCACAGAACACCACTTTAGGGTGGGTCCTTTCCGGTGTTGTCAGTTCGGATATTGATAGGTCAAGGcatcacattaaaaatataaccgtTCATAATGCACAGTTCAACGAAGATCAACTCCTGAAAAAGTTTTGGGAGATAGAAGAGCAAACtagtacaaagaaaatcttAAGTCCAGAAGAGCAAAAATGCGAAGAATTATATAGTAAAACTACTAAGCGAGATGATACAGGAAGATATATAGTACACTTACCGTTCCGCGATGATAATCCTGAATGTAAGGCCGGAGGTTCTCGTGAAATAGCTGAAATAAGATTCAAATCGTtagaaaaaagattaaataagaacacaaatttaaaacaaaggtaTACAGAAGTAATTAATGAGTATTTACAATTAGGACATTTAAGAGCTGTAAAAAGCGAcgataataaaatgaatgaagcGGTTTACTTACCCCATCACGCGGTTATTAGAGAAGATAAGACCACGACGAAGGTACGTGTTGTGTTTAATgcttctgaaaaaaataaaaagggagTATCGCTCAACGACACTCTGATGGTTGGGCCGACACTACAAGCCGACTTGAGGCATACAATTATGCGATGGAGAGAACATGCTATTGGTATTGTGGCGGACATCGTTAAAATGTACCGTCAAATTAGGGTAACTGAGGAGGACGTCGTATATCAAAGAATACTCTGGCGTGATGATCCAAAAAAACCAATAAAGGATTATGAGCTGCTAACGGTGACTTTTGGAACAGCCTCGGCACCGTATCAGGCAGTTCGAACACTACATCAAATCGCATACGATGAAGGAGACAAGTATCCTCTGGCGGCTGCTAAagtcttaaataatttttatatggACGATTTAATGACTGGATGTGATAGTATAGAAGAAGGCGTAGAAATCTGTAAACAAATGATGGAATTACTGGAGAAGGGTGGCTTTACATTGCAGAAGTGGAACAGTAACAATCAAGAATTAGCTGATAAGATTACTTCAATACAGCAAAcaggtcaaataaaaaatgaggacAATCATAGGGATAAGGACAAAGAGAACatattattaaaggaaaaagAAATACAGACCAAGAACATAGAAATTAAACTAGATAGTACTATAAAAATTCTGGGACTTACCTGGAACCGCTTAAATGATACCTTCCTATACTCGGTGAATCTCCCGCCGCCAACATCTACATCTGTaacaaaaagatttataatatCCGACATAGCTCGCTTGTTCGATCCATTAGGTTGGTTAGCGCCTAGTATAGTCCTAGCAAAGATGTTTATTCAGAAGTTATGGCTGACAGGTGTTGGTTGGGATGAAGTTTTAAGCCCTGAATTAGTAACTGAGTGGAAGACTTACCGCGAAGAGGTGTCATTACTTACCAAAGTGCGGATACCTCGGTGGCTTGGTACAAGTTCGACTGACGATCGGGAGCTGCACGGGTTTAGTGACGCTTCCAAAGCTGCGTATTCAGCCGTAGTTTACTTGAGAATTATCGATTCTACAG CCATCCTAGCAGGTGGAAAACCTTTGTAG
- the LOC113503137 gene encoding uncharacterized protein LOC113503137: MTGRRGLAVFLVLCLVMNAACVPASYLRPRRGLSDNKVDSKESKDDKGTSVDKDSDDDDFEAEFNKSPPPPAGGGGSNIFSLLNLASALFPASSSSGGLSGGTSSSFENYKTDYKHNLPSHLQFQVKNNNLIVKKLIQDLVRLNRVQVKLIQDRKDIADNEIDIDYTVDLKPPPFQKQEIDETDSESDESSESDEDNGAEESVERESTENGGSKQDSASNSDDNDSDYDEPPEGDGQGGGILGLLAGLSGDGESDLGTLLATVGGIVANLSGDGVDINALIATGLGLFVGLLSEGAENPGEIIASYLLTSLDTLTGGGAKNNGEFFGKFLSKLVKGTSAGGDPDASSSEEANGMKMTDSAGFFASLLMGLLGDMSKSSSGGWH; the protein is encoded by the exons ATGACGGGGAGACGAGGGTTGGCTGTGTTCCTGGTGCTGTGTCTGGTCATGAACGCGGCGTGCGTGCCGGCATCCTACCTGCGGCCTCGGAGGGGACTCTCCGATAATAAAGTTGACTCTAAGGAATCT aagGACGATAAGGGCACAAGTGTTGACAAGGATTCTGATGATGACGACTTCGAAGCAGAGTTCAACAAGAGCCCGCCACCGCCGGCCGGAGGGGGCGGCAGTAATATTTTCAGCCTGCTGAACCTGGCCAGCGCGCTGTTCCCCGCCTCCTCGAGTAGTGGTGGCCTGTCTGGAGGCACTTCTTCTAGC tttgaaaactataaaactgATTACAAACACAATTTACCATCCCACCTTCAATTTCAGgtaaaaaacaacaacttaaTAGTTAAAAAGTTGATCCAAGACCTCGTTCGTCTAAACCGGGTCCAAGTAAAACTAATACAAGACCGTAAAGACATAGCAGACAATGAGATAGACATCGACTATACGGTTGACTTAAAACCTCCTCCTTTCCAAAAGCAAGAGATTGATGAGACAGATAGTGAGAGTGATGAGAGCTCAGAATCAGACGAGGATAATGGAGCTGAGGAGAGCGTGGAGCGGGAGAGTACGGAGAATGGTGGGTCCAAGCAGGACTCGGCATCGAACAGTGATGATAATGACTCGGATTATGATGAGCCGCCCGAAGGGGATGGCCAAGGAGGCGGCATTTTAGGCCTGCTCGCTGGACTTAGTGGT GACGGCGAATCAGACTTGGGTACTTTACTGGCGACGGTCGGTGGAATAGTCGCTAATTTGAGT GGAGACGGTGTGGATATTAACGCTTTAATAGCGACTGGGTTAGGGCTCTTTGTCGGATTGTTG TCTGAAGGTGCAGAAAACCCCGGAGAGATAATAGCAAGCTACCTGCTGACGTCACTCGACACTTTAACGGGAGGTGGAGCG aaaaataacgGCGAATTCTTCGGAAAGTTTTTGTCGAAACTGGTGAAGGGGACAAGTGCT GGGGGTGATCCCGATGCCAGTTCTTCAGAAGAGGCTAATGGCATGAAGATGACCGACTCAGCTGGTTTCTTTGCCAGCCTGCTGATGGGACTACTGGGAGATATGTCCAAATCCAGTTCCGGTGGATGGCATTAA
- the LOC113503048 gene encoding farnesol dehydrogenase-like isoform X2: MDRWICKNAVVTGASAGIGAAVCVALATAGINVVGLARRPALIDALQAKVTGKGLIKSVKCDLTRSDDVAAAFKWINENVGCVHIIVNNAGVFHRGHITDLGEEGLNDDQILATIGTNYTAAVLCTRHAIHSMKTHGLEAHIININSIAGHYVPFSPFFNVYPSTKYAISAFTAGLLNELSEHKTNKIKVTSLSPGLVHTQLASDAFQQTKQLPGLRPEDVADAILYLLSTPPAVNIDELTITSVTEKRL, from the exons ATGGATCGCTGGATTTGCAAGAACGCCGTGGTGACAGGAGCTAGCGCTGGTATTGGAGCCGCCGTCTGCGTGGCGCTCGCGACCGCTGGCATCAACGTCGTGGGACTCGCCCGAAGACCAGCGTTAATTGAT GCATTGCAAGCCAAAGTGACCGGGAAAGGCCTGATTAAGTCTGTGAAGTGCGACTTGACGCGGTCGGACGATGTCGCTGCGGCCTTCAAATGGATTAACGAGAACGTTGGCTGCGTTCACATCATTGTTAACAATGCTGGCGTGTTTCATAGGGGACATATCACGG ATTTGGGCGAGGAGGGGTTGAACGATGATCAGATACTCGCTACCATTGGCACGAACTACACGGCGGCAGTGCTGTGCACGCGACACGCCATCCACTCCATGAAGACCCACGGACTCGAAGCGCATATCATTAACATTAACAG TATTGCCGGACACTACGTGCCTTTCTCACCGTTTTTCAACGTGTACCCGAGCACCAAGTACGCGATCTCTGCCTTCACCGCCGGACTACTCAACGAGCTATCTGAGCACAAGACCAATAAAATCAAAGTCACT AGCTTGTCGCCCGGGCTGGTGCACACGCAGCTGGCGTCGGACGCCTTCCAGCAGACCAAGCAGCTGCCGGGGCTGCGGCCCGAGGACGTCGCCGACGCCATACTGTACCTGCTGTCCACGCCACCGGCCGTTAAC ATCGATGAGCTAACAATAACATCAGTGACAGAAAAACGTCTGTGA
- the LOC113503048 gene encoding farnesol dehydrogenase-like isoform X1, producing MDRWICKNAVVTGASAGIGAAVCVALATAGINVVGLARRPALIDALQAKVTGKGLIKSVKCDLTRSDDVAAAFKWINENVGCVHIIVNNAGVFHRGHITDLGEEGLNDDQILATIGTNYTAAVLCTRHAIHSMKTHGLEAHIININSIAGHYVPFSPFFNVYPSTKYAISAFTAGLLNELSEHKTNKIKVTSLSPGLVHTQLASDAFQQTKQLPGLRPEDVADAILYLLSTPPAVNVSICSCRTYSKQKVYFFDVTSEVSFKLAQALIAIPDFLVTLYKGFY from the exons ATGGATCGCTGGATTTGCAAGAACGCCGTGGTGACAGGAGCTAGCGCTGGTATTGGAGCCGCCGTCTGCGTGGCGCTCGCGACCGCTGGCATCAACGTCGTGGGACTCGCCCGAAGACCAGCGTTAATTGAT GCATTGCAAGCCAAAGTGACCGGGAAAGGCCTGATTAAGTCTGTGAAGTGCGACTTGACGCGGTCGGACGATGTCGCTGCGGCCTTCAAATGGATTAACGAGAACGTTGGCTGCGTTCACATCATTGTTAACAATGCTGGCGTGTTTCATAGGGGACATATCACGG ATTTGGGCGAGGAGGGGTTGAACGATGATCAGATACTCGCTACCATTGGCACGAACTACACGGCGGCAGTGCTGTGCACGCGACACGCCATCCACTCCATGAAGACCCACGGACTCGAAGCGCATATCATTAACATTAACAG TATTGCCGGACACTACGTGCCTTTCTCACCGTTTTTCAACGTGTACCCGAGCACCAAGTACGCGATCTCTGCCTTCACCGCCGGACTACTCAACGAGCTATCTGAGCACAAGACCAATAAAATCAAAGTCACT AGCTTGTCGCCCGGGCTGGTGCACACGCAGCTGGCGTCGGACGCCTTCCAGCAGACCAAGCAGCTGCCGGGGCTGCGGCCCGAGGACGTCGCCGACGCCATACTGTACCTGCTGTCCACGCCACCGGCCGTTAACGTAAGTATATGTAGTTGTAGGACTTATagtaaacaaaaagtatatttttttgatgtgACCTCTGAAGTAAGTTTTAAATTAGCGCAGGCTTTAATTGCTATACCAGACTTTTTGGTGACACTTTACAAAGGGTTTTATTGA